In one Melaminivora jejuensis genomic region, the following are encoded:
- the ispC gene encoding 1-deoxy-D-xylulose-5-phosphate reductoisomerase yields MTQKITVLGSTGSIGTSTLDVLARHPDRYEVFALSAATQVDALLAQCAAFRPRYAVMASAGHARELAQKIKANGLPTLVLQAPDALETIASHEDVDAVMGAIVGAAGLAPCLAAARAGKRLLLANKEALVVGGQMFMDAVKSGGATLLPIDSEHSAIFQSLPEDPSTWPRRVQHVLLTASGGPFRTRTPQTLRDVTPGEACAHPNFSMGRKISIDSATMMNKALEVIEARWLFDLAPEQIKVVIHPQQIIHSMVQFVDLSIIAQLGTPDMRVPIACGLAWPERVQSGAAPLDFTQLAALTFEEADAVRFPGLHLSWQALAAAPGTTAVLNAANEVAVAAFLDGRIRFDQIHALNLATLEAVPASNADSLQGLLELDARTRSRAGELLQRFQ; encoded by the coding sequence ATGACACAAAAAATCACGGTGCTCGGCTCCACGGGCTCCATCGGCACCAGCACCCTGGACGTGCTGGCCCGCCACCCCGACCGCTACGAAGTCTTTGCGCTCAGCGCTGCCACCCAGGTGGATGCGCTACTGGCGCAGTGCGCTGCCTTTCGGCCGCGCTACGCCGTCATGGCGAGTGCCGGACACGCCCGCGAACTGGCGCAGAAAATCAAGGCCAATGGCCTGCCAACCCTTGTCCTGCAAGCGCCGGATGCTCTTGAAACCATAGCTTCGCATGAGGATGTCGATGCCGTCATGGGCGCCATCGTCGGCGCCGCCGGCCTGGCGCCCTGCCTGGCTGCGGCGCGCGCCGGCAAGCGGCTGCTGCTGGCCAACAAGGAGGCGCTGGTGGTCGGGGGGCAGATGTTCATGGACGCAGTGAAAAGCGGCGGCGCCACGCTCTTGCCCATCGACAGCGAGCACTCGGCCATCTTCCAGAGCCTGCCCGAAGATCCATCGACCTGGCCGCGCCGCGTGCAGCACGTGTTGCTGACGGCCTCGGGCGGGCCGTTTCGCACGCGCACGCCGCAGACGCTGCGTGACGTGACGCCGGGCGAGGCCTGCGCACACCCCAATTTCTCCATGGGCCGCAAGATCTCCATCGACTCGGCCACCATGATGAACAAGGCGCTGGAGGTCATCGAGGCGCGCTGGCTGTTCGACCTGGCGCCCGAGCAAATCAAGGTCGTCATCCACCCGCAGCAGATCATCCATTCGATGGTGCAGTTCGTGGACTTGTCCATCATCGCCCAGCTGGGCACGCCCGACATGCGCGTGCCGATTGCCTGCGGCCTGGCCTGGCCCGAGCGCGTGCAAAGCGGCGCGGCGCCGCTGGACTTCACGCAGCTGGCCGCGCTGACCTTCGAGGAGGCCGATGCCGTACGCTTTCCCGGCCTGCACCTGTCGTGGCAGGCGCTGGCCGCCGCGCCGGGCACGACGGCGGTGCTCAACGCCGCCAACGAAGTCGCGGTGGCGGCCTTTCTGGACGGGCGCATCCGCTTCGACCAGATCCATGCCCTGAACCTGGCAACTTTGGAGGCCGTGCCGGCATCCAACGCCGATTCGCTGCAGGGCCTGCTGGAGCTGGACGCACGCACGCGCAGCCGCGCCGGCGAACTGCTGCAGCGCTTCCAATAA
- a CDS encoding phosphatidate cytidylyltransferase — translation MLKQRVITALILLAILLPALFYPSPLPFAALALAMMAAAAWEWGRLNGLGQGASVALGAICVTLCASSWTAGWLEQPLTGLWLATGAAWVLGAAALLRAGVAGWPGVPRGVRVAGGVVALWLAWLAVAQARTIGINFLLSVLALVWAADTFAYFSGRAFGLRFTKGKLAPSISPGKSWEGVWGGMVGVLVLALAWIWLDRANAVAVPSFYSVLARAGWLLLPALLFMTAMSVAGDLVESLVKRSAGAKDSSQLLPGHGGVLDRIDALLPILPLALMLTRLASPS, via the coding sequence GTGCTCAAGCAACGTGTCATCACTGCCCTGATCCTGCTGGCCATCCTGCTGCCGGCGCTGTTCTATCCCTCGCCGCTGCCCTTTGCCGCGCTGGCCCTGGCCATGATGGCGGCGGCCGCCTGGGAATGGGGCCGGCTCAACGGCCTGGGGCAGGGCGCCAGCGTGGCCCTGGGCGCCATTTGCGTGACCCTGTGCGCCAGCAGTTGGACGGCGGGCTGGCTGGAGCAGCCCCTGACCGGCCTGTGGCTGGCCACTGGCGCCGCCTGGGTGTTGGGCGCCGCAGCGCTGCTGCGTGCCGGTGTGGCCGGCTGGCCGGGCGTGCCGCGCGGCGTGCGCGTGGCCGGCGGCGTGGTCGCGCTGTGGCTGGCCTGGCTGGCAGTGGCGCAGGCACGCACCATCGGCATCAATTTCCTGCTGTCCGTGCTGGCCCTGGTCTGGGCGGCGGACACCTTTGCCTATTTCTCTGGCCGGGCCTTCGGCCTGCGCTTCACCAAGGGCAAGCTGGCCCCGTCCATCAGTCCCGGCAAGAGCTGGGAGGGCGTGTGGGGCGGCATGGTCGGCGTGCTGGTGCTGGCGCTGGCCTGGATCTGGCTGGATCGGGCCAACGCCGTGGCCGTGCCCAGCTTCTACAGCGTGCTGGCGCGGGCCGGCTGGCTATTGCTGCCGGCGCTGCTGTTCATGACCGCCATGAGCGTGGCCGGCGATCTGGTCGAATCCCTGGTCAAGCGCAGCGCCGGCGCCAAGGACTCCAGCCAGCTGCTGCCCGGCCATGGCGGGGTGCTCGACCGCATCGACGCGCTGCTGCCCATCCTGCCGCTGGCGCTGATGCTGACCCGCCTGGCTTCCCCCTCCTGA
- the lpxD gene encoding UDP-3-O-(3-hydroxymyristoyl)glucosamine N-acyltransferase produces MSLRLGQIVEALGGELHGDGNTDIARIAPLDEAGSDALSFLSNPRYQAQLAHSRAACVIVAPQLREAARARGACIVAADPYVYFARTTQLWARIHGLGAAAGIHPSAVVDEQARVHPSASIGPLCVVESGAVIGAHTRLHSRVSVGRDCVLGERCIVHPGVVIGADGFGFAHEAGEWVKIEQLGAVRIGDDVEIGANTCIDRGALGDTVIEDGVKLDNLIQIAHNVRIGRHTAMAGCAAVAGSTTIGAHCTIAGAASIIGHLQLADNVHVSTNTVVTHSITRAGHYSGSFPMDENARWEKNAATLRQLYRLRERIKALERKNQDGPAATQK; encoded by the coding sequence GTGAGCTTGCGGCTGGGCCAGATCGTCGAGGCGCTGGGCGGCGAGCTGCACGGGGACGGCAATACCGACATCGCCCGCATCGCGCCGCTCGATGAGGCTGGCAGCGATGCGCTGTCCTTTCTGAGCAATCCGCGCTACCAGGCGCAGTTGGCGCATTCGCGCGCCGCCTGCGTCATCGTGGCGCCGCAGCTGCGCGAAGCAGCCCGCGCGCGTGGCGCCTGCATCGTGGCCGCCGACCCCTACGTCTATTTCGCACGCACGACCCAGTTGTGGGCGCGCATCCACGGCCTGGGCGCAGCCGCCGGCATCCACCCCAGCGCCGTGGTCGATGAACAGGCCCGGGTACACCCCAGCGCCAGCATCGGCCCGCTATGCGTGGTCGAGTCCGGTGCGGTCATTGGCGCGCACACGCGGCTGCACTCGCGCGTCAGCGTCGGGCGCGACTGCGTGCTGGGCGAGCGCTGCATCGTCCATCCCGGCGTGGTGATTGGTGCCGACGGCTTCGGCTTCGCGCACGAGGCCGGCGAGTGGGTCAAGATCGAGCAGCTGGGCGCCGTGCGCATCGGCGACGACGTGGAGATCGGCGCCAACACCTGCATCGACCGCGGCGCCCTGGGCGATACCGTGATCGAGGACGGCGTGAAGCTGGACAACCTGATCCAGATCGCCCACAACGTGCGCATCGGACGGCACACCGCCATGGCCGGCTGCGCGGCGGTGGCCGGCAGCACCACCATCGGCGCGCACTGCACCATTGCTGGGGCCGCATCCATCATCGGCCACCTGCAATTGGCGGACAATGTGCATGTCTCCACCAACACGGTGGTCACGCACTCGATCACCCGCGCCGGGCACTACAGTGGCTCGTTTCCCATGGACGAGAACGCCCGCTGGGAAAAGAACGCCGCCACGCTGCGCCAGCTCTATCGCCTGCGCGAGCGCATCAAGGCTCTCGAACGAAAGAATCAGGACGGCCCCGCCGCCACACAAAAATGA
- the fabZ gene encoding 3-hydroxyacyl-ACP dehydratase FabZ — MMDIHQILKLLPHRYPFLLVDRVVELERGKRIQAIKNVTINEPFFTGHFPARPVMPGVLMLEALAQVAGLLSFDMMGEAPGDDKVFYFVGIDGARFKRPVEPGDQLILEIELDRIKGGIYKFKGCARVGDSMACEAEIMCTMRTVA; from the coding sequence ATGATGGACATCCACCAAATCCTCAAGCTGCTGCCCCACCGCTATCCTTTTTTGCTGGTGGATCGGGTGGTCGAGCTCGAACGCGGCAAGCGCATCCAGGCCATCAAGAACGTGACCATCAACGAGCCGTTCTTCACCGGGCACTTCCCGGCGCGCCCGGTCATGCCCGGCGTGCTGATGCTTGAAGCGCTGGCCCAGGTGGCCGGTCTGCTGTCGTTCGACATGATGGGCGAGGCCCCGGGCGACGACAAGGTGTTCTACTTCGTCGGCATCGACGGCGCGCGCTTCAAGCGCCCCGTGGAGCCGGGCGACCAGCTGATCCTGGAAATCGAGCTCGATCGCATCAAGGGCGGCATCTACAAGTTCAAGGGCTGCGCGCGCGTGGGCGACAGCATGGCCTGCGAGGCCGAGATCATGTGCACCATGCGCACGGTGGCCTGA
- a CDS encoding OmpH family outer membrane protein, translating to MKSFARQSFARHFSLAIVLGALAAAAPAQAEEFKAGFVNTDRVFREANSAKAAQTKLEQEFSRREKELVDQGNALKSATEKFEREAPTMAESQRVQRQRQLVDQDRDFQRKRREFQEDLTARKNEELSQVLERANRVVKQVAEAEKYDVILQEAVYINPKHDITDKVIKAMNAAANGSGK from the coding sequence ATGAAATCGTTTGCTCGTCAATCGTTTGCCCGTCACTTTTCGCTGGCCATCGTGCTGGGCGCTCTGGCTGCTGCCGCTCCCGCGCAGGCCGAGGAGTTCAAGGCCGGCTTCGTCAACACCGACCGGGTGTTCCGTGAAGCCAATTCCGCCAAGGCGGCGCAGACCAAGCTGGAGCAGGAATTTTCCCGGCGCGAGAAGGAGCTGGTCGATCAGGGCAATGCCCTGAAGAGCGCCACCGAGAAATTCGAGCGCGAAGCGCCCACCATGGCCGAGAGCCAGCGCGTGCAGCGCCAGCGCCAGCTGGTCGACCAGGATCGCGACTTCCAGAGGAAGCGCCGCGAGTTCCAGGAAGACCTGACGGCACGCAAGAACGAGGAACTCAGCCAGGTGCTGGAGCGCGCCAACCGCGTCGTCAAGCAGGTGGCCGAGGCCGAAAAATACGATGTCATCCTGCAGGAAGCGGTGTACATCAACCCCAAGCACGACATCACCGACAAGGTCATCAAGGCCATGAACGCTGCTGCCAATGGCAGCGGCAAGTAA
- the rseP gene encoding RIP metalloprotease RseP, translated as MLLTVVAFIVALGLLIAVHEYGHYRVAVACGVKVLRFSVGFGQPLVRWQRPGSPTEFVIGAFPLGGYVRMLDEREAPVPEAERHLAFNNQSLRARAAIVAAGPLANLLLAVLLYALVNWSGVQEPRAVLASPVAGSIAQQAGLRGGELVLAQAREGHDGEAEPVRSFEDLRWALTRGALDGENVLLTLQPHPGAAERQVLLPLAGMDVSQADATLLRKIGIASPWTRPVLNGLTEGGAAERAGLRAGDVVLRLGAIDIVDGAQLREAIRQSLQNGQALASTWRIERDGQTLELSVTPDVVQEQGSAVGRIGAYVGAAPEMLEVRYGPLEGLALGAQRTWEVSMLTLRMMGRMVIGQASLKNLSGPLTIADYAGRSASMGLVQYLTFLALISVSLGVLNLLPLPVLDGGHLMYYLWEGVTGRGVPEAWMERLQRGGVALLLLMMTIALFNDITRLIG; from the coding sequence ATGCTGCTGACTGTCGTCGCCTTCATCGTGGCCCTGGGCCTGCTGATTGCCGTACACGAATACGGCCACTACCGCGTGGCCGTGGCCTGCGGCGTCAAGGTGCTGCGCTTTTCCGTGGGCTTTGGCCAGCCGCTCGTGCGCTGGCAGCGCCCCGGCTCGCCGACCGAGTTCGTCATCGGCGCCTTCCCGCTGGGCGGCTACGTGCGGATGCTCGACGAGCGCGAGGCGCCCGTGCCCGAGGCCGAGCGCCATCTGGCCTTCAACAACCAGAGCCTGCGCGCACGCGCCGCCATCGTTGCTGCCGGGCCGCTGGCCAATTTGCTGCTGGCCGTGCTGCTGTACGCCCTGGTCAACTGGAGCGGCGTGCAGGAGCCGCGCGCCGTGCTGGCCAGCCCGGTGGCTGGCTCCATCGCCCAGCAGGCCGGCCTGCGTGGCGGTGAGCTGGTGCTGGCGCAGGCGCGCGAAGGCCACGATGGCGAGGCCGAGCCGGTGCGTTCGTTCGAGGATTTGCGCTGGGCGCTGACACGCGGCGCGCTCGATGGCGAGAACGTGCTGCTCACGCTGCAGCCGCACCCGGGCGCCGCCGAGCGCCAGGTGCTGCTGCCGCTGGCCGGCATGGATGTCAGCCAGGCCGACGCCACGCTGCTGCGCAAGATCGGCATCGCCAGCCCGTGGACGCGCCCGGTGCTCAATGGCCTGACCGAAGGGGGCGCCGCCGAGCGTGCCGGCCTGCGGGCCGGGGACGTGGTGCTGCGCCTGGGTGCTATTGACATCGTGGACGGCGCGCAGCTGCGCGAGGCCATCCGCCAATCGCTGCAGAATGGCCAAGCGCTGGCCAGCACCTGGCGCATCGAGCGCGACGGCCAGACGCTGGAGCTGTCCGTGACCCCGGACGTGGTGCAGGAGCAGGGCAGCGCTGTGGGCCGCATCGGCGCCTATGTGGGCGCGGCGCCGGAGATGCTGGAGGTGCGCTATGGCCCGCTCGAAGGCCTGGCGCTGGGTGCGCAGCGCACCTGGGAGGTATCCATGCTGACGCTGCGCATGATGGGCCGCATGGTCATCGGCCAGGCTTCGCTCAAGAACCTCAGCGGCCCGCTGACCATTGCCGACTACGCTGGCCGCTCGGCCAGCATGGGGCTGGTGCAATACCTGACATTTCTGGCGCTCATCAGCGTCAGCCTGGGCGTGTTGAACCTGCTGCCGCTGCCCGTCCTCGATGGCGGACACCTGATGTATTATCTTTGGGAGGGGGTCACCGGGCGCGGCGTGCCCGAAGCCTGGATGGAGCGCCTGCAGCGCGGCGGCGTGGCGCTGCTCCTGCTGATGATGACCATCGCCCTCTTCAACGACATCACCCGGCTCATTGGCTAA
- the lpxA gene encoding acyl-ACP--UDP-N-acetylglucosamine O-acyltransferase: protein MSSSPLIHPSAVIDPAAQLDASVAVGPYAVIGPHVVIGARTRIGAHCVIEGHTRIGADNRIYQFASLGGDPQDKKYAGEPTRLVIGERNTIREFCTFNTGTVQDRGETTVGSDNWIMAYVHIAHDCVVGDQTILANNATLAGHVHVGDHAIIGGLTGIHQFCHIGAHAMAGFASHVSQDVPPYLMVDGNPLAVRGLNTEGLRRRGFSAARIGALKQAYRLLYRQGLTLEAALAALDALVQQLHGQGGDVGGADVQRLRDFVAASRRGIAR from the coding sequence GTGAGTTCCAGCCCCCTCATCCATCCCAGCGCCGTGATCGACCCGGCAGCGCAGCTCGACGCCAGCGTGGCGGTCGGGCCGTATGCCGTGATCGGCCCGCACGTGGTCATCGGCGCGCGCACGCGCATCGGCGCTCACTGCGTCATCGAGGGCCACACCCGCATCGGTGCGGACAATCGCATCTACCAGTTCGCCTCGCTCGGGGGTGATCCGCAGGACAAGAAATACGCCGGCGAGCCGACGCGGCTGGTCATTGGCGAGCGCAACACCATCCGCGAGTTCTGCACCTTCAACACCGGCACGGTGCAGGATCGCGGCGAAACCACCGTCGGCAGCGACAACTGGATCATGGCCTACGTCCACATCGCGCATGACTGCGTGGTGGGCGACCAGACCATCCTGGCCAACAACGCCACGCTGGCCGGCCATGTACACGTGGGCGACCACGCCATCATCGGCGGGCTGACCGGCATCCACCAGTTCTGCCACATCGGCGCGCACGCCATGGCCGGCTTTGCCAGCCATGTCTCGCAGGATGTGCCGCCGTATCTGATGGTCGATGGCAACCCGCTGGCCGTGCGCGGGCTCAACACCGAGGGCCTGCGCCGGCGCGGCTTTTCTGCCGCCCGCATCGGCGCGCTCAAGCAGGCCTACCGGCTGCTGTACCGCCAGGGCCTGACGCTGGAGGCCGCCCTGGCCGCGCTGGATGCCCTGGTGCAGCAGCTGCACGGGCAGGGCGGGGACGTGGGCGGCGCCGACGTGCAGCGGCTGCGCGACTTCGTCGCCGCCTCGCGCCGCGGCATCGCCCGCTGA
- the bamA gene encoding outer membrane protein assembly factor BamA: MRTTINRLGVRTATAVAALALVANAAWALTPFQVQDIRVEGLQRVEPGTIFASLPLRVGDEYNDDKGAAAIRALFALGLFKDVRLEAAGNVLVVVVEERPTIADVDFAGTKEFDKDTLKKAMRDVGLTEGRPFDKALADRAEQELKRQYINRSLYGAEVVTTVTPIERNRVNLTFTVTEGEPAKIREIRIAGNHAFSESTLKGLFDQDTGGWLSWYTKSDRYSRAKLNADLETLRSYYLARGYLEFRIDSTQVAISPDKQDISITVNVTEGPSYVVSGVKLEGNYLDRDDEFKSLVTIRPGEPYNADRVTETTKAFSDHFGNFGFAFARVEAVPEIDRENNRVALVLRAEPARRAYVRRIQVSGNNRTRDEVIRREFRQFEASWYDGDKIKLSRDRVDRLGYFTDVNVETQEVPGAPDQVDLVVGVQEKPTGSLQLGAGFSSAEKVSLSFGIKQENVFGSGNYLGLDVNTSKYRRTLVLSTTDPYFTQDGVSRTLDVYYRTAKPYEDQGGNYQLVTAGGSVRFGVPFSETDTVFFGGGAEQTKIKAGTNIPAAYLSYAEKFGRTSVAVPLTIGWSRDDRDSALAPNSGRYQRLNSEWSIGGDARYVRANYQYQQYVPLTKQFTLAFNGEVGVGKGMNGRPFPVFKNFYSGGLGSVRGFDQGTLGPRDVTGASLGGPKKVTLNAELIAPFPGAGNDRTLRWFAFVDAGNVYGENEKWDFGDLRASAGLGLSWISPLGPLRLAFAQPVRKFAGDRIQKLQFQIGTSF, translated from the coding sequence ATGAGAACCACCATCAATCGCCTGGGCGTGCGCACTGCAACCGCCGTTGCCGCCCTGGCCCTGGTCGCCAATGCCGCCTGGGCGCTCACGCCCTTTCAGGTGCAAGACATTCGCGTCGAGGGCCTGCAGCGGGTCGAGCCCGGCACCATCTTCGCGTCGCTGCCGCTGCGCGTGGGCGATGAGTACAACGACGACAAGGGCGCGGCTGCCATCCGCGCGCTGTTTGCCCTGGGCCTGTTCAAGGACGTGCGCCTGGAGGCCGCAGGCAACGTGCTGGTGGTAGTGGTGGAGGAGCGTCCGACCATTGCCGACGTGGACTTCGCCGGCACCAAGGAGTTCGACAAGGACACGCTGAAAAAGGCCATGCGCGATGTCGGCCTGACCGAAGGCCGGCCCTTCGACAAGGCCCTGGCCGACCGCGCCGAGCAGGAGCTCAAGCGCCAGTACATCAACCGCAGCCTGTACGGCGCCGAGGTGGTGACCACGGTGACGCCCATCGAGCGCAACCGTGTCAACCTCACTTTCACGGTGACCGAGGGCGAGCCGGCCAAGATCCGCGAGATCCGCATCGCGGGCAACCATGCCTTCAGCGAGTCCACCCTCAAGGGCCTGTTCGATCAGGACACGGGCGGGTGGCTGAGCTGGTACACCAAGAGCGACCGCTACTCGCGCGCCAAGCTCAATGCCGACCTGGAGACGCTGCGCTCGTACTACCTGGCGCGCGGCTACCTGGAGTTCCGCATCGACTCCACCCAGGTGGCGATTTCGCCGGACAAGCAGGACATCTCCATCACTGTCAACGTGACCGAAGGGCCGAGCTACGTGGTCTCGGGCGTCAAGCTGGAGGGCAACTATCTTGATCGCGACGACGAGTTCAAGTCGCTCGTCACCATCCGCCCGGGCGAGCCCTACAACGCCGACCGGGTGACCGAGACCACCAAGGCCTTCAGCGACCACTTCGGCAACTTCGGCTTTGCCTTCGCCCGTGTCGAGGCGGTGCCCGAGATCGACCGCGAGAACAACCGCGTGGCCCTGGTGCTGCGCGCCGAGCCGGCGCGCCGCGCCTACGTGCGCCGCATCCAGGTGTCGGGCAACAACCGCACGCGCGACGAAGTCATCCGCCGCGAGTTCCGCCAGTTCGAGGCCTCCTGGTACGACGGCGACAAGATCAAGCTCTCGCGCGACCGGGTGGATCGGCTGGGCTACTTCACCGACGTCAACGTCGAGACGCAGGAAGTGCCTGGCGCGCCCGATCAGGTCGATCTGGTGGTGGGCGTGCAGGAAAAGCCCACCGGCTCGCTGCAGCTGGGCGCGGGCTTTTCCAGCGCCGAAAAAGTCTCGCTGTCGTTCGGCATCAAGCAGGAAAACGTCTTCGGCTCGGGCAACTACCTGGGCCTGGATGTCAACACCAGCAAGTACCGCCGCACGCTGGTGCTGTCCACGACCGACCCCTACTTCACCCAGGACGGCGTGTCGCGCACGCTGGATGTGTACTACCGCACCGCCAAGCCCTACGAAGACCAGGGCGGCAACTACCAGTTGGTGACAGCCGGCGGCAGCGTGCGCTTTGGCGTGCCCTTCAGCGAAACCGACACGGTGTTCTTCGGCGGCGGCGCCGAGCAGACCAAGATCAAGGCCGGCACCAACATCCCGGCGGCCTATCTGTCGTATGCCGAGAAATTCGGCCGCACCAGCGTCGCCGTGCCGCTGACCATCGGTTGGTCGCGCGACGATCGCGACAGTGCGCTGGCGCCCAACTCGGGCCGCTACCAGCGCCTGAACTCCGAGTGGTCGATCGGCGGCGACGCCCGCTATGTGCGCGCCAACTATCAATACCAGCAATACGTGCCCCTGACCAAGCAGTTCACCCTGGCCTTCAATGGCGAGGTGGGCGTAGGCAAGGGCATGAATGGCCGGCCCTTCCCGGTCTTCAAGAACTTCTACTCGGGCGGGCTGGGTTCGGTGCGCGGCTTCGACCAGGGCACGCTCGGCCCGCGCGACGTGACCGGCGCGTCGCTGGGCGGCCCCAAGAAGGTCACCCTGAACGCCGAACTGATCGCCCCCTTCCCCGGCGCCGGCAACGACCGCACGCTGCGCTGGTTCGCCTTCGTCGATGCCGGCAACGTCTATGGCGAGAACGAAAAATGGGATTTTGGCGACCTGCGCGCCTCCGCCGGCCTGGGCCTGAGCTGGATCTCGCCGCTGGGGCCGCTGCGCCTTGCCTTTGCCCAGCCGGTGCGCAAGTTCGCCGGCGATAGAATCCAGAAACTGCAATTCCAGATCGGAACGTCCTTCTAA